The nucleotide sequence TTCTAACTGTGGCATGATGTGTTGATTGCAGTGTGTTTCCAGTTTCAGCAGACAATCTCAGTTTGTGCAAAAGCTCTTTAAGTTCATCAAGATATGTGGGCTCTTTTATAGAATTCGCAAATATATCTACATCTATTGCACTAATAACACCTTTCGCAGCATAACTTTGACTCAAAGTAGTGTAAAAATCATTCAGAttgacattatttaatataggGGAAGCCTTTTGGGCATTCCAAGCTGGTTCacatttatattcttttgataaaaatgatcGCTTTTGGATCTTTTTTACAAAGATGTacctatttaataaacatttgtttcCACGAATCAACATATTGATTTCAACTGcttaattgaaagaaaaaggtttttattttgctgGTTGATAAAATTGATGgtggttaatttaaaaataacatgtatCAACAAATGGTTActtgttgttatttaattaacttagtaacataaattaaattgcacaaaagtaataattgaaaacattcaaacaaattaCTAGAGTTTCAGGTTATGTCTCCCTGTCACTGCCAGATGTCAGATCAGGTTACTCCCAGTTGCATAGAGTATATATGAAAAAGCGAGTTTGCAGAACTAGCTAACGGAAATCTGGAACGTTTTTAAATgatcaaagtaaaattaatcacTGAAAAGTAGTCATATGTAAACGGCTCTGAACCGTTCAACCGTTGATCCGCTGTTCAACGGAAAAATTGGCAGCACATCACGGTGTACTATAACTATGTGAGTCGTCGAGCCGCGAGCTGCCTGTGACTAGCAGTTCGCTACTCGAAACCCAACCAATACCTCAATGTAGGTACAAATTGAGTTGAGGTGCACAGATCTGCACCACATATGAGAACCGTGAGCTACAGCTCTTAAATTTTAGTTACGCTATTCAAGTCTATAAGCTATAAAGTtgtaataatgatttaaaagttTGTTGTAGTAGCATTTAAGAATTGTAGTATAAGAGTGATATTCATATTCATAATTGTTTgaaagattattaatttttaacaactagttgtcgcccgcaactccgtctatgccaaatttcatcatccgtctagccattctggagatattttcaaacaaacatacatacatctatgcatccatccaaacattggcatttattatattaataagatatgcaaagagtatataaaagaCAATAACCTTACCaattgaaggtatctccgaaagggatcaacggatcttgatgaaatttgtcacggATAAAGAACATagttttttgatgtgaaacatctataggctcacttgtaaaccgaattgttggcgtggcgacgcttgccgtggcgacgggtcgccacgctatactaaggtatacatatatatatcttttatgtGTAGTAGAGTGTACGGTGTGGCGACGGGttgccacgctatactgaggtattgttttaattatttaaattacacccACACGGAAGTGTCCACTAGCacagtagctgtcgcccgcggctccgtTCGCACGGaattttgctatatttaattcctgtaataatattatcttttatgcatattacttgtacacacacgatatttcacattttttttttaactcggcgcggactgagtcgctgGCAATGGCAACagctaatatttaatatttctaatatacaATTTGCCATTATGGTTAACTACCGTACTCAAAAGACGGAGTCGGGGGTGACAACTAGTAAAAGATTACATTAAATGTAACTAAATTTTAGTTTAGGCATagggataaaataaaatatttttctttaacattttaaccaaagagtttacaaaattttaacgtCAGTTTTCACTTGTCACAATTTGTCACGCCGTGGCTCTTTTCCTGTCAAATCAAAAAACCAAAAATCCTCAATCGTAGTAATGTTTataatgtaacttttaaataaaatgaatatatttgtACAATGAATAGATTCTCTTGCGTTGACGGTAatggttttatgtttttcacacaatTCAAATATTGTAGCCTTATTAAAACAGCGATCCTGATAACTGTTCAATGACGATGACTGATTTGTATATAGCCGTTGTTTGTTCTTCAAATATGAATCGGAGCATGGAAGCTCATGCGTTCTTAGTCAAAAAAGGGTTTAAAGTTAAGTCGTATGGCACTGGCGAGAAAGTAAAATTACCAGGCATATCAGCAGACCGACCTAATTGTTATGAGTTTGGAGTCCCTTACGATGATATATACAACGACTTATTGGAGAAGGATAAAGCATACTACACTCAAAATGGATTACTTCATATGTTGGATCGAAATCGTAGAATCAAACCCTATCCTGAAAAATTTCAAGTTTCAGCAGAGAGATTTGACGTTATTATTACTTGTGAAGAAAGAGTATATGACCAAGTGATAGAATGGTTTGGTTCAAGACGTTCAGTCTATAATCAGCCAGttcatgttattaatttagatatacAAGATAACCATGAAGAAGCAACAATAGGTGCTTTCTTGATAAGCGATATGGTCACTAAAATGGCACAAAGTGACGATTTAGACAATGACATAGATGAATTATTACATGACTTTGAGGCTAAGTGCCAAAGGCCCATTTTGAATTGcattatgttttattgattGATATTAATTTGCTCATCTTGATGCATCAGAGTTACTTTTGCTTTcataacatttgtttatttagtattaagaTTTGAGGACAAGCCTTATTgacttatttaaatgtattaaaagctTGTACATAATTTTTCACATAAGCAAATGCAACTCAGGTTGTAACTAATATtggtacaataaataatatttaaatttgtagatGTGTTCTCTGTTCTTCTACCATGACCTTTTAACCCTGAATTTTCCAatgaaacaatgttttatcTGGGATAGCCAAAACGTAATATGGGCCGTGACAtgaataaatgtttacaaagcAAGCATAAATCCAtaacttagaaaaaaaaacaattgcagAATTAAATAGTTATCCAAACCAATCCTCTCAGTCTAAAAGTGGTCTGTTTCCATGATGTTCACCTAGAGTGGCCCCTTCTAGCCGTACCTGGCTTGCTTCTAATTCACAGTGGATGACCACCACGTCAGTATGTAGTAAGCAACTAAATTTTATACGTGAACATACTTCAAGAAAatctgtttaaaattttacaaacctTCAATTTGACACGACAATACGACTACAACGCAAAAGTTAGTTTTATAGTATCGTAAGTTACATAGAAGACAAACTTATGTCGATAAATTAGTAACACAAAAGAGAGACGATACAGGGAGTAATAGTTCGTCGTCATCgtcatacatttatatatatatatgtaatgatGTAAAAGAAGAGAGAGAAGTGGGCCAAGACTACTTGAAAATCCCGAATCAGTCAGTCAGTCTACCCACCTTACCTAACGGTcgtgatgttattttttatcattttgagttgatttttataatctgcAAAAAATTTAAGACAGCTGTCAGATAGACAACAAACAAACTGTCAAATTTGGAGCAGAGTAAAGCAAGGCAAGGCTTAagcataaaaatatgatttaaccTCTATTTTGGTTTTGAAatccaatatttaaaatgaatacaatTTTGAAACACCTTTGTGGTGTCGGATTAACATCAAATCATGTTTACGGCATTCATACAAGTGCACCGATTGCAGCATGGGCTAAAGCTAAAACTCCACGAAGATTTTTGGAatacaatagaaaaatattcccTCCGCAGGCAATCGGCGAGGATCCCAGACCAGCTGTGAGTCGTAGCcattaacaatttaacataatCAGATTGGAGTTCAAAAAATGATTAATCCATTCATATTCATTTTAcgctcttttttttaaagttattttataaatgatgaGTTACAAGGGATAATTGTGCATtcttcttataaagaaaggttCATTAACCATTACTTTTCCACACAagtattttaactaattttggTTGTCTTTCAGTTTGTATGTCACcagaaaactaattttaaatatagtccaAAGAAGCTTTGGTATATTGCTAGCTTTGTTCGGGGCATGACTGTTGATGAAGCTATAAAACAGCTTAGTTTTGTCAACAAAAAAGGTGCTGTATTTGTTAAGGAAGCAATACAAGAAGCCCAAGAACTAGCAGTGAAGAATCATAATGTAGAATATAAGAGTAATTTGTGGGTTGGTAAGTATCTATGCCATTTTCTTGTGGAATTCTAATAAGAGAAAAGTGAGAGGTTTTATGGGTATGTTACTTTGCTTTGTCATTACCTGTTTCAGCCGAATCCTTTGCAAATAAGGGCATGATGATAAAGGGTATAAGAAGACATGCTCGAGGCAGAATGGGAGAAGTTCGTTATATGTACAGTCACTACTTTGTTCGTCTTGAAGAAGGCAAACCTCCCAAAGATTATTACAAACGCAATGAATTAACACCCCAGGAACAGCTTGATTCATGGTTGGAGCAAATGAGGAAacgaaaaattgttaattcatactagattactttttaataatatatttagaatattaactgtagttattttatagttactgCTCCTCCTTTGATTTAGCAGGTTCATAAgacaacaataaattttaacatgatttaaaacttttacttgtcattatttaaatgttatccACAACTATGTTTTTTGTGTCTGTGTTTGTGCTCCCCTCTCTCCATTAAAGGTTAGCTTGCAAATGGCAAGTTCATAACACTATACATGCCTGTAGCAGTAGTAAAGGTGCAccatttgccaccttgtatacaaaaaaagaTACCTAATTCGCTTCTTTTAAGTTGCTAAATAAAACTCATTCTGTACCAGTATGGTAtaaccagagctgggcataaactcgttaatccgttaatcgttaattaacgaagttaacattttgcttaacggattaacttttaagttaacttcaaaaagtgttaacgcttttgttaacttccgttaaattcaacttccgttaaaaaaAGTCCGtttatcgttaaattagaaacttggagacgtgctgtcattttgtttaaattacgtgccacgccacgctcgtaagttcatcTATGTTGGACGACTGTcagcgactcgaatggtgaacgaacgagttgataattgatatatgtgaagttcgcgtgcaagtgtgatgcatcagagcgtccgggaaagacgtgaccaacaggacaaaatcaaaatatggttcgaaatagtatatttcaatacgagcatataaaagcacgagtatgtaatagcccacattccgaacgctcttcgtccctgcaataccctccaatgccttttttttcaaacattttagttagttgagtttattgtgtttttattattctattaaattgcttcattttttctcacctgtattaaaatagttgtttagtacacgtgcggaactgtcattacaacttgttccaactgtcaaccctcaccttcggctgcgcatcggttcgggtagacatttgtcggaactctttgcaatgacaggctttccacactcgtaatgaaatccTTACTTCCTTACTAATTCCTTACtattccttactaatattataaatgcgaaagtaactctgtctgtctgtctgtctgtctgtctgtctgtctgtctgtctcgctttcacgccaaaactactgaaccgatttaaatgaaatttggtacacagatagtctagagcctgaggatggacataggctatattttaacgcgaaaaaggggttgtaaggggttgaaagtgggggtgaaagtttgtatggaagttccgcctactattgtttactgaaccgatttaaatgaaatttggtacacagatattctagagcctcggaaagaacataggctactttttaacgcgaaaacagggttgtaaggggttgaaagtgggggtggtaatttgtatggaagtattgtcattttaacagttagaagcttgaaatttcttcctaaggctgctaatttgatagatataaatatgaaattaaatttttgtaaaaatgttaccctcaagggtgctaaataactataggggatgaaattttgtttggcaatatattcggttttggtgaatgttttgtttaatatgctttgctgtaacccttaccaatatttagtctagaggctgaggaaagacgtaggctacattttaacgcgaaaaaggggttgtaaggggttgaaagtgggggtgaaagtttgtatggaattatcgtcatttttacaggtagaaggttgaaacttattttcaaggctaatttgataaagataaatatgaaattaaatttttagaaaaattttacccccaagggtgctaaataacaataggggatgaaattttgtttggcaatatattcggttttggtgaatgttttgtttaatatgctttgctgtaacccttaccaatatttagtctagaggctgaggaaagacgtaggctacattttaacgcgaaaaaggggttgcaaggggttgaaagtgggggtgaatgtttgtatggaattatcgtcatttttacaggtagaaggttgaaacttattttcaaggctaatttgataaagataaatatgaaattaaatttttgtaaaaatgttaccctcaagggtgctaaataacaataggggatgaaattttgtttggcaatatgtgaggttttgttgaatgttttctttaatatgttttgctattacccttaccaatatttagtctagagcctgaggaaggacatagggcacattttaacgcgaaaaagggtttgcaaggggttgaacgtgggggtgtaagtttgtatggaattatcgtcatttttacagttggaagcttgaaacttatttttgaggttactaattctatataaataaataggaaattaaatttttgtaaaaattttgcccccaagagtgttaaataacaataggggatgaaattttgttaggcaatatgtaaggttttggtgaatgttttgtttaatatgttttgatgttacccttaccaatatttagtctagagcctgaggaaggacaaagcctactttttaacgcgaaaaaagggttataagaggctgaaagtgagggtggaaatttgtatggaagtatcgtcatttttacagttagaagctttaaacttattttttaggctgctgatttgatataaataaatatgacattttaaatttgtaaaacttttaccttcaaggttgcaatgtaacaaaacggaatagtgatgaatgtttgtatgggaagatgtttatgtgaatattttgtaagtttcatattttttggcatttttttataagtttaagtaaaaaccacaacaacaacataattctcgacccgtaacccacaggggtaggcagagacccaggacctacatttggcgcggtccgggcacacctctttctatgttcttctacatacatcaaagcatagcacgttggttaaataaaataattagcccaaaaaaaaatgctacccaaaatagtatttcacgcggacgaagtcgtgggcacagctagtatagtataatgcattcatacttgtctctaatactaatgtgttatagaatgtatagtcaaattactattttaaacaagtgtcgccacaataactgtgaaattagtatgtataattttggtatggttaact is from Papilio machaon chromosome 5, ilPapMach1.1, whole genome shotgun sequence and encodes:
- the LOC106708741 gene encoding RNA polymerase II subunit A C-terminal domain phosphatase SSU72, translating into MTMTDLYIAVVCSSNMNRSMEAHAFLVKKGFKVKSYGTGEKVKLPGISADRPNCYEFGVPYDDIYNDLLEKDKAYYTQNGLLHMLDRNRRIKPYPEKFQVSAERFDVIITCEERVYDQVIEWFGSRRSVYNQPVHVINLDIQDNHEEATIGAFLISDMVTKMAQSDDLDNDIDELLHDFEAKCQRPILNCIMFY
- the LOC106708749 gene encoding 39S ribosomal protein L22, mitochondrial produces the protein MNTILKHLCGVGLTSNHVYGIHTSAPIAAWAKAKTPRRFLEYNRKIFPPQAIGEDPRPAFVCHQKTNFKYSPKKLWYIASFVRGMTVDEAIKQLSFVNKKGAVFVKEAIQEAQELAVKNHNVEYKSNLWVAESFANKGMMIKGIRRHARGRMGEVRYMYSHYFVRLEEGKPPKDYYKRNELTPQEQLDSWLEQMRKRKIVNSY